Proteins encoded together in one Penicillium digitatum chromosome 1, complete sequence window:
- a CDS encoding Protein transport protein Sec23, putative yields MDYEALKDQWSDVEDRDGIRLSWNTFPSTRMEASRLVVPIAAVYTPLKEKPEAPLLQYEPVTCKQPCRAVLNPYATVDVRARVWICPFCLSRNPLPPHYKDITENTIPPELHPQSTTIEYQLARPAPAPPIFVFVVDTCQEDDSLQAVKDSLIMSLSLLPANALVGLITFGTMAQVHELGYTECAKSYVFRGNKEYNAKQVQEMLGLAGGVRPGVPQQQPARPPLGPAARFLMPVQQAEFQITNVLEQLQRDPWPVANDKRPLRCTGVALSVAVGLLETSFQNAGGRIMTFTSGAATEGPGHVVSPELKEPIRSHHDIDRDNIKYYKKAVKFYDALAKRAANNGHIVDIFAGCLDQVGLLEMKNLSNFTGGHMLLTDSFTSSQFKQSFVRVFDKDANDNLLMGFNASLEVLTTKELKVTGLIGHAISLNKKSSSVGETECGIGNTCAWKMCGMDPSSSYGIYFEIANQGGPAAVQPGPQRGVIQFLTYYQHSSGHYHLRVTTTARPLSGPAGDPTLAQSFDQEAAAVLMARIAVFKAEVDDGPDVLRWVDRMLIRLCSRFADYRKDDPTSFRLEKNFTLYPQFMFHLRRSQFLQVFNNSPDETAFYRHVLNHEDTGDSLVMIQPTLDSYSLEQEGAQPVLLDSASIQPAHILLLDTFFHILIFNGETIAEWRKAGYHEQEGYENLKLLLDQPKEDARDLIADRFPLPRFIVCDAGGSQARFLLSKLNPSTTHTTGGYGGGVSSQTIFTDDVSLQTFMDHLMKLAVSGTS; encoded by the exons ATGGATTACGAAGCGTTGAAGGATCAATGGAGCGATGTGGAGGACCGCGATGGCATCAGACTCAGTTGGAACACTTTCCCGAGCACTCGCATG GAAGCGTCCCGCTTGGTCGTTCCCATTGCCGCCGTCTACACCCCATTGAAGGAAAAGCCAGAGGCTCCTCTGCTACAATATGAGCCCGTAACTTGCAAGCAGCCCTGCCGAGCTGTGCTCAACCCATATGC CACTGTCGATGTCCGCGCACGAGTCTGGATCTGCCCGTTCTGTTTGTCGCGCAACCCTCTTCCTCCGCATTACAAGGATATCACGGAGAACACGATACCCCCAGAACTCCACCCCCAGAGCACGACGATCGAGTACCAATTGGCACGACCCGCCCCCGCCCCCCCGATCTTCGTCTTTGTTGTCGATACCTGCCAGGAGGATGACAGTCTGCAGGCTGTGAAAGATTCCCTCATCATGAGCTTGTCTCTTCTGCCGGCCAATGCGCTGGTTGGTCTGATTACCTTCGGTACAATG GCCCAAGTTCACGAGCTCGGATATACCGAATGCGCAAAGTCATATGTGTTCAGGGGCAACAAGGAATACAACGCCAAGCAGGTTCAAGAAATGCTGGGGCTGGCCGGTGGCGTGCGCCCCGGTGTTCCTCAACAACAGCCTGCCCGTCCTCCCCTTGGCCCAGCTGCACGCTTCCTTATGCCTGTTCAGCAGGCTGAGTTCCAGATCACCAATGTCCTCGAACAATTGCAGCGTGATCCCTGGCCAGTTGCCAATGACAAGCGTCCCCTGCGCTGCACTGGTGTTGCCCTGAGCGTTGCTGTTGGTCTGCTTGAGACTTCCTTCCAGAATGCCGGAGGCCGCATTATGACCTTCACTAGTGGTGCAGCCACTGAGGGCCCTGGCCACGTTGTTTCACCTGAATTGAAGGAGCCCATTCGTTCGCACCACGATATCGACCGGGACAACATCAAGTACTACAAGAAGGCTGTCAAG TTCTATGACGCCCTCGCTAAGCGCGCGGCTAACAATGGCCACATTGTCGATATTTTCGCCGGATGTCTTGATCAAGTCGGTTTGCTGGAAATGAAGAACCTCTCCAACTTTACTGGAGGTCACATGCTTCTCACAGATAGCTTCACATCCTCACAGTTTAAGCAATCGTTCGTGCGCGTGTTCGACAAGGATGCCAACGATAACCTCTTAATGGGCTTCAATGCATCTCTCGAGGTGCTTACAACCAAGGAGCTCAAGGTTACTGGTCTGATCGGTCACGCCATCTCGTTAAACAAGAAGTCAAGCTCTGTCGGTGAGACAGAATGCGGTATCGGTAATACCTGTGCGTGGAAGATGTGTGGAATGGACCCATCCTCCAGCTACGGTATTTACTTTGAGATTGCCAACCAGGGTGGCCCAGCTGCTGTTCAGCCAGGTCCTCAACGCGGTGTGATCCAGTTTTTGACATACTACCAGCATTCCTCTGGGCATTACCACCTACGAGTGACCACTACTGCCCGCCCCTTGAGCGGACCTGCGGGTGACCCAACTCTGGCACAGTCCTTCGACCAAGAGGCTGCCGCTGTCCTTATGGCCCGTATTGCAGTGTTCAAGGCTGAGGTTGATGACGGTCCAGACGTCCTGCGCTGGGTTGATCGCATGCTAATCAGACTCTGCTCCCGATTCGCTGACTACCGGAAGGATGACCCGACATCATTCCGATTGGAAAAGAACTTCACCTTGTACCCTCAGTTCATGTTCCATCTGCGCCGaagtcagttcttgcaggTTTTCAATAACTCCCCCGATGAAACTGCTTTCTACCGCCACGTCTTGAACCACGAGGATACTGGTGACTCCCTTGTCATGATCCAGCCCACTCTTGATTCATACTCTCTGGAACAAGAGGGTGCTCAGCCAGTGCTGCTGGACTCCGCTTCTATCCAGCCCGCCcacattcttctccttgatacCTTCTTCcacatcctcatcttcaacgGTGAGACTATTGCGGAGTGGAGGAAAGCCGGGTACCATGAACAGGAGGGCTATGAGAACCTCAAGTTGCTTCTTGACCAGCCGAAAGAGGATGCTAGG GATCTTATTGCCGACCGTTTCCCTCTGCCCCGTTTCATTGTCTGTGACGCTGGTGGTTCTCAGGCCCGTTTCTTGCTGTCCAAGCTGAACCCGTCGACCACCCACACCACAGGTGGATACGGTGGTGGTGTCTCATCGCAGACCATCTTCACTGACGACGTGTCGCTCCAGACATTCATGGACCACCTGATGAA ACTTGCTGTATCTGGCACCAGCTAA
- a CDS encoding 60S ribosomal protein uL11 produces the protein MPPKFDPNEVKIIHLRVTGGEVGAQSALAPKIGPLGLSPKKIGEDIAKNTGDWKGLRVTVRLTIQNRQAAVSVVPSASSLVIKALKEPPRDRKKEKNIKHSKSIPMDEIIEIARIMRTRSMAKELRGGVLEILGTAFSVGCQVDGRSPKDVSDDVKSGEIDIPEE, from the exons ATGC CTCCCAAGTTCGATCCCAATGAGGTGAAGATCAT CCACCTCCGTGTGACTGGTGGTGAGGTCGGCGCTCAGTCCGCTCTGGCCCCCAAGATTGGTCCCCTCGGTCTGTCTCCCAAGAAGATTGGTGAAGACATCGCCAAGAACACTGGCGACTGGAAGGGTCTCCGTGTTACCGTCCGCCTGACCATCCAGAACCGTCAGGCCGCCGTCTCCGTTGTTCCCTCCGCTTCTTCCCTCGTCATCAAGGCCCTCAAGGAGCCTCCCCGTGACcgcaagaaggagaagaacaTCAAGCACTCTAAGTCCATTCCTATGGATGAGATCATCGAGATTGCCCGCATCATGCGCACCCGCTCGATGGCCAAGGAGCTCCGTGGTGGTGTCCTTGAGATCCTCGGTACTGCTTTCTCCGTCGGCTGCCAGGTCGACGGCCGCAGCCCCAAGGATGTCTCCGATGACGTCAAGTCTGGCGAGATTGACA TTCCCGAGGAATAA